In Cotesia glomerata isolate CgM1 linkage group LG3, MPM_Cglom_v2.3, whole genome shotgun sequence, one genomic interval encodes:
- the LOC123262282 gene encoding uncharacterized protein LOC123262282 translates to MSFHQTCHLCKQNTVKNAFIRSGCNNVFHKSCRGKKHRCLNIMNDLVQCVGHDLNKFMDTKSTKSSDSLRQTKRKRTEEADNDFDDKMDLLLDRFDSMKADNDLLKSEIKLLVKSEIKQSVKKELEDFKKEIAVIVTNSVRKELMKMNRSTVNVTTPSVTYSSRLHSYIGKVQQSQLENIIVEPKEKQDTAVTVQKLKKSVDVGKFGLGIDRIGKTRSGKVIIGCKQKQDSCKLVEELKKSIGQDYNIKMKDKKMPKIKIIDIEEDIISEKTDEEIIKMIQRQNDIPLDENSKMDIKKKGIGKKRDGLIIMEVDPKLHKYLVEINRIKLGWNKCRVLDCVSVLRCYKCWGYYHFAKDCRNGIKCRRCAGDHKEEECDSTEKKCVNCQKMKDVYKVDDIEVNHWANDVNCEYYRRTRNKAQKNIKYFSE, encoded by the coding sequence ATGTCATTCCATCAGACATGTCATTTGTGTAAACAGAATACGGTAAAAAACGCATTTATTCGTTCTGGTTGTAATAATGTCTTTCATAAGAGCTGTAGAGGAAAGAAACATAGGTGTTTAAACATAATGAATGATCTTGTCCAATGTGTCGGTCATGATCTGAATAAATTCATGGATACAAAAAGTACAAAATCAAGTGATAGTTTAAGacaaacaaaaagaaaaagaacagAAGAAGCAGATAATGATTTTGATGATAAAATGGATTTATTGCTGGATAGATTTGATAGCATGAAAGCtgataatgatttattaaaaagtgaGATTAAACTGTTAGTAAAAAGTGAGATTAAACAGTCAGTAAAAAAAGAGTtggaagattttaaaaaagaaattgctgTTATAGTAACCAATTCAGTGCGTAAGGAACTAATGAAAATGAACCGAAGTACTGTGAATGTAACAACACCAAGTGTCACCTATAGTTCAAGGCTTCACTCGTACATAGGAAAAGTACAGCAATCACAATTAGAAAACATTATAGTAGAGCCGAAAGAAAAGCAGGATACGGCAGTAACTGTACAGAAGCTCAAGAAAAGTGTAGATGTTGGTAAATTTGGTTTGGGAATTGACAGAATAGGAAAGACAAGAAGTGGAAAAGTAATTATCGGTTGTAAACAAAAACAAGATTCATGTAAACTAGtagaagaattaaaaaaaagtataggTCAggattataatataaaaatgaaagataAGAAAatgccaaaaataaaaataattgacattgAGGAGGACATTATTTCTGAAAAAACTGAtgaggaaataataaaaatgatacaaCGGCAAAATGACATACCCCTGGATGAAAACAGTAAAATGGATATAAAAAAGAAAGGAATTGGAAAGAAAAGAGATGGATTAATTATTATGGAAGTTGATCCTAAATTACATAAGTATTTAGTGGAAATAAACAGAATAAAACTAGGTTGGAATAAATGCAGAGTCTTAGATTGTGTGAGTGTATTAAGGTGTTATAAGTGCTGGGGTTATTATCATTTTGCGAAAGATTGTAGAAACGGAATTAAGTGTAGAAGGTGTGCGGGTGACCATAAAGAAGAGGAATGTGACAGTACGGAGAAGAAGTGTGTTAACTGTCAAAAAATGAAAGACGTTTATAAAGTAGATGACATTGAAGTAAATCACTGGGCAAATGACGTTAATTGTGAATATTATAGAAGAACTAGAAATAAAGCAcagaaaaatatcaaatatttttctgaataG